The Terriglobus tenax genome contains a region encoding:
- a CDS encoding carboxypeptidase-like regulatory domain-containing protein has product MPVRTYAFCVSCRASRWPMIAKSKFASPLLQLFLICGFAFAVPKKGAITGVVMDESGAVISRANVLILTADTHEAIRREHTTGDGAFQLALPKGKYQVQFSRSGFIPLLQNIVVQSGKTLTVSPVLQMEDHGSGSQFLPYFLQKLHVTDPTGADIPGASILLRQYSTDRGTVGFTNQQGEAVLNIPALDYQIEVAALAFRTAHLKKDLEASDDPLSVKLPVGECSPCVTVLDSDGNPIRPKPVVVSMNLSGIVIDTDLQPLTGVAVEVYRYGRKAPLTRAVTDTHGVYALHFETEDSYELRLRTPDFEPVVWNNLFDPKAEHLPTVQMQKASSPASR; this is encoded by the coding sequence GTGCCTGTCCGGACATATGCTTTTTGTGTTTCGTGTAGAGCATCCAGGTGGCCAATGATCGCGAAAAGTAAATTTGCTTCACCCCTGCTCCAGTTGTTTCTGATATGCGGATTTGCTTTTGCCGTGCCGAAGAAAGGTGCGATAACCGGGGTTGTCATGGATGAGTCGGGTGCGGTGATATCCCGCGCCAACGTGTTGATTCTCACCGCAGACACACACGAGGCGATTCGGAGGGAGCACACGACCGGGGATGGTGCCTTTCAGCTCGCCTTGCCGAAAGGGAAGTACCAGGTCCAGTTCTCTCGATCAGGCTTCATTCCATTGTTGCAGAACATCGTGGTGCAGAGTGGAAAGACGCTGACGGTATCGCCTGTGTTGCAGATGGAAGATCATGGCAGCGGGTCGCAGTTTCTGCCCTACTTTCTGCAAAAACTGCATGTCACCGACCCAACCGGAGCCGATATCCCAGGCGCCTCGATCCTTCTTCGTCAATACTCGACCGACAGGGGCACGGTCGGCTTCACAAATCAGCAGGGTGAAGCGGTATTGAACATCCCCGCGCTCGACTACCAGATTGAAGTCGCCGCACTTGCGTTCAGGACCGCCCACCTGAAAAAAGATCTGGAAGCGTCAGACGATCCACTCAGCGTCAAGCTGCCGGTCGGGGAGTGTTCTCCATGCGTTACGGTTCTGGATAGCGACGGGAACCCCATACGGCCAAAGCCGGTCGTGGTTTCGATGAACCTCTCTGGCATTGTGATCGATACAGACCTGCAGCCGCTTACCGGTGTTGCGGTGGAGGTGTATCGCTATGGGCGCAAGGCGCCGTTGACCAGAGCCGTGACAGATACCCATGGCGTTTATGCGCTCCATTTTGAGACGGAGGATAGCTATGAACTGCGTCTCCGCACGCCAGACTTTGAGCCTGTCGTCTGGAATAACCTGTTTGATCCAAAGGCGGAGCATTTGCCCACCGTCCAAATGCAAAAAGCTTCCTCGCCTGCCAGCCGCTAG
- the tilS gene encoding tRNA lysidine(34) synthetase TilS — protein sequence MALPVLSLNTGLFHPGARVCAAVSGGADSVALLLSLAEKKTDLGIVLSAVHVEHGIRGEEGRSDAAFVQELCDRLQIPVTVAHVDVPTRAEQEKESVEDAARKLRYQVFAGLEVDSVATAHTQDDQAETVIMKLLRGAWTEGLGAISPVVEGVPQGTPKIIRPILGVARAEVEAFLNARKQPWRTDSTNHSLDLTRNRVRHELMPLLRQFNPQAAATLAQVAELARAEEEHWATEITRLLPGLVLPGTPVRGGGRSSETAPGAKSIAIEVERLRPLSLAARRRVLRSAVAGLGCRLSFVETARLLAMCGLAGDGWTPDPTVSSKPGAQLHLPGGLRAKRTARELQVSKG from the coding sequence ATGGCTTTGCCCGTACTTTCCTTGAACACCGGACTCTTTCACCCCGGCGCGCGTGTCTGCGCGGCCGTCTCCGGTGGTGCGGACTCTGTCGCCCTGCTGCTCTCGCTGGCAGAGAAAAAAACTGACCTCGGCATCGTGCTCAGCGCGGTACACGTGGAGCACGGCATCCGCGGGGAAGAAGGGAGATCCGATGCCGCCTTCGTTCAGGAACTCTGCGACCGGCTGCAGATTCCCGTCACCGTCGCGCACGTCGATGTCCCCACCCGAGCCGAGCAGGAGAAGGAGTCCGTGGAAGATGCCGCCCGCAAGCTCCGCTACCAGGTCTTCGCCGGGCTGGAGGTTGACTCTGTCGCCACCGCCCACACCCAGGATGACCAGGCTGAGACCGTCATCATGAAGCTGCTGCGTGGAGCATGGACCGAGGGGCTGGGGGCAATTTCTCCGGTAGTCGAAGGTGTGCCCCAGGGCACTCCAAAAATCATCCGCCCCATCCTGGGGGTCGCCCGCGCCGAGGTGGAGGCCTTTTTGAACGCCCGCAAGCAGCCGTGGCGGACGGATTCCACCAATCACTCGCTGGACCTGACCCGGAACCGCGTCCGGCACGAGTTGATGCCGCTGCTGCGCCAGTTCAACCCGCAGGCCGCCGCCACGCTGGCTCAGGTAGCCGAGCTGGCTCGCGCCGAGGAAGAGCACTGGGCGACGGAGATTACCCGCCTGCTGCCGGGGCTGGTGCTGCCCGGAACCCCTGTCCGGGGTGGCGGCCGCAGTTCCGAGACCGCTCCGGGGGCAAAATCCATCGCCATTGAGGTGGAGCGGCTTCGCCCGCTCTCTCTGGCCGCCAGAAGGAGGGTGCTGCGCTCGGCGGTGGCCGGATTGGGGTGCCGGCTGAGCTTTGTAGAGACCGCCCGCCTGCTGGCCATGTGCGGCCTGGCCGGGGACGGCTGGACGCCAGACCCGACCGTCTCCAGCAAACCGGGGGCGCAGCTTCACCTGCCCGGCGGCCTGCGGGCAAAAAGAACCGCCCGGGAGCTGCAGGTCTCCAAGGGATGA
- a CDS encoding DUF4260 domain-containing protein, whose product MLTHPRLLLHLEGIAALAASLYGYRHLHGSWLWFAVLFLFPDLAMIAYAAGAQAGAAAYNLVHNEGLPILLALVSFHQRHRSTLLFALIWLAHIGFDRMLGYGLKYPTHFKDTHLQRV is encoded by the coding sequence ATGTTGACGCATCCCCGCCTGTTACTGCACCTGGAGGGCATTGCTGCCCTCGCTGCCTCTCTCTATGGCTATCGCCATCTGCATGGCAGTTGGCTGTGGTTTGCTGTCCTGTTCCTGTTTCCGGACCTCGCCATGATCGCCTATGCAGCTGGCGCTCAGGCAGGAGCAGCGGCGTATAACCTTGTGCACAATGAAGGACTGCCGATCCTGCTGGCGCTTGTCAGCTTCCATCAGCGGCACCGGTCCACATTATTGTTTGCATTGATCTGGTTAGCGCACATTGGATTTGACCGCATGTTAGGTTACGGCCTGAAGTATCCAACGCATTTCAAAGACACCCATTTGCAACGGGTTTAA
- the ispD gene encoding 2-C-methyl-D-erythritol 4-phosphate cytidylyltransferase has protein sequence MRVFIILPAAGIGTRMAAAGAAAPKQFLELGGEPILIHSLKAFAGVPAVTQILVAVRPQEMERVHQQIEAAGLGSRIRVVEGGENRQGSVANALAALDCADDDIVLVHDAVRPLIDGATIERTISAVQKHGAAIVGVPAIDTIKQVERTAEGAIITSTIPRERIVLAQTPQGATAGRMKKAFAEAEADGFAGTDEASLLERAGMEVAVVAGSPRNFKITQPGDLELAEFYLEH, from the coding sequence ATGCGAGTCTTTATCATCCTTCCGGCGGCCGGGATCGGCACGCGCATGGCGGCAGCAGGCGCTGCTGCTCCGAAACAGTTTCTCGAACTGGGCGGGGAGCCCATTCTTATCCACAGCCTGAAGGCCTTTGCTGGCGTTCCGGCGGTCACCCAGATCCTGGTTGCCGTGCGCCCGCAGGAGATGGAACGCGTCCACCAGCAGATTGAAGCTGCAGGGCTCGGCAGCCGTATCCGTGTTGTGGAAGGCGGCGAGAACCGCCAGGGCTCGGTGGCTAACGCCCTGGCTGCGCTGGACTGTGCGGACGACGATATTGTGTTGGTGCACGACGCCGTCCGGCCATTGATCGACGGAGCCACCATCGAGCGCACCATCTCCGCTGTCCAGAAGCACGGTGCGGCGATTGTCGGCGTTCCGGCCATTGACACCATCAAGCAGGTGGAGCGCACCGCAGAGGGCGCGATTATCACCAGCACGATTCCGCGTGAGCGCATCGTGCTGGCGCAGACGCCGCAGGGCGCAACGGCGGGCCGCATGAAGAAGGCTTTTGCCGAGGCTGAGGCGGACGGCTTCGCCGGGACCGATGAAGCCAGCCTGCTGGAACGCGCCGGCATGGAAGTGGCTGTCGTCGCTGGCTCACCCCGCAACTTCAAGATCACCCAGCCGGGCGATTTGGAGCTGGCCGAGTTTTATCTGGAGCACTGA
- the ftsH gene encoding ATP-dependent zinc metalloprotease FtsH, producing MNSTVKTVLIWVFMITCLVILWQFVVKGTGMGHDTTISLSQMLNDSEQGKISDVTINGTEVTGHYRDNKDQFHTTIPANYPDMYKSMRDHGVAITVKDQQSNAWLGLLIQIAPFALIISLWFFLLRQMQSGGNKALSFGKSRARLLSMQQKKVTFKDVAGVDEAKEELKEIIEFLREAQKFQRLGGRIPKGVLLVGPPGTGKTLLARAVAGEANVPFFSISGSDFVEMFVGVGASRVRDLFEQGKKNAPCIIFIDEIDAVGRHRGAGLGGGHDEREQTLNQLLVEMDGFESNDGVILVAATNRPDVLDPALLRPGRFDRRVIVGRPDVRGREEVLRVHSKKVPLAEDVDLNILARGTPGFSGADLANMVNEAALIAARNNRKAVHMFDFEHAKDKVLMGAERKSMLLTDEEKKVTAYHEAGHALVAAMREHADPLHKVTIIPRGMALGVTMQLPEEDKHTVTKDYLETQLAILMGGRCAEEIFLKKMTTGAGNDIERASDLARRMVCEYGMSGLGPMTFGKKEEQIFLGREIAQHRDFSDDTAKQIDEQVRSFVDAGYKAAYSLLENNQDIMHRMSKALLERETIDAHEIKLIIEGKELPPVKSALAHADSNTADAQKIIKPEGGRAPGFGDGHPSPA from the coding sequence TTGAATTCAACTGTAAAAACCGTCCTGATCTGGGTATTCATGATCACCTGCCTGGTTATTCTTTGGCAGTTCGTGGTCAAGGGCACGGGCATGGGGCACGATACAACCATCTCCCTGAGCCAGATGCTCAACGACTCTGAACAGGGCAAGATCTCTGACGTGACCATCAATGGCACGGAAGTGACCGGCCACTATCGCGACAACAAGGACCAGTTCCACACCACTATTCCGGCCAACTATCCGGATATGTACAAGTCGATGCGCGACCACGGTGTGGCCATCACGGTCAAGGACCAGCAGTCGAATGCCTGGCTGGGCCTTCTGATTCAGATCGCGCCCTTCGCGCTGATCATCAGCCTGTGGTTCTTCCTTCTGCGTCAGATGCAGTCCGGCGGCAACAAGGCCCTTAGCTTCGGCAAGAGCCGCGCCCGCCTGCTGAGCATGCAGCAGAAAAAGGTCACCTTCAAGGATGTCGCTGGTGTCGACGAAGCCAAGGAAGAGCTGAAGGAGATCATCGAGTTCCTCCGCGAGGCGCAGAAGTTCCAGCGCCTGGGCGGCCGCATTCCCAAGGGTGTGCTGCTCGTCGGACCTCCGGGAACCGGTAAGACCCTGCTTGCCCGTGCTGTGGCGGGTGAGGCCAACGTTCCGTTCTTCTCCATCTCCGGTTCGGACTTTGTTGAAATGTTCGTCGGCGTCGGCGCAAGCCGTGTCCGCGACCTGTTCGAGCAGGGCAAGAAGAACGCCCCCTGCATCATCTTCATTGACGAAATCGACGCTGTCGGACGTCACCGTGGCGCAGGCCTCGGCGGCGGGCACGATGAGCGTGAGCAGACCCTGAACCAGCTGCTGGTCGAGATGGATGGTTTTGAGTCCAACGACGGCGTGATCCTGGTTGCTGCCACCAACCGCCCTGACGTTCTCGATCCGGCGCTTCTGCGCCCCGGCCGTTTCGACCGCCGCGTGATCGTGGGCCGTCCGGACGTTCGTGGCCGCGAAGAGGTTCTCCGTGTGCACTCCAAGAAGGTGCCGCTGGCTGAAGACGTCGACCTGAACATTCTGGCTCGTGGAACACCGGGCTTCAGCGGTGCCGACCTGGCCAACATGGTCAATGAGGCTGCGCTGATCGCCGCTCGCAACAACCGCAAGGCCGTCCACATGTTCGACTTTGAGCATGCCAAGGACAAGGTCCTGATGGGCGCCGAGCGCAAGAGCATGCTGCTGACCGACGAAGAGAAGAAGGTTACGGCATACCACGAGGCTGGTCACGCTCTGGTTGCCGCCATGCGCGAGCATGCCGATCCTCTTCACAAGGTCACCATCATTCCGCGCGGCATGGCACTGGGCGTTACGATGCAACTGCCTGAGGAAGACAAGCACACCGTTACCAAGGACTACCTGGAGACGCAGCTTGCCATCCTGATGGGCGGACGCTGCGCCGAGGAGATCTTCCTCAAGAAGATGACCACCGGCGCCGGCAACGACATCGAGCGTGCTTCTGACCTGGCCCGCCGCATGGTGTGCGAGTACGGTATGAGCGGTCTTGGACCGATGACCTTCGGCAAGAAGGAAGAGCAGATCTTCCTCGGCCGCGAGATCGCCCAGCACCGCGACTTCTCCGACGACACGGCCAAGCAGATTGACGAGCAGGTTCGCTCGTTCGTCGACGCGGGCTACAAGGCAGCCTACTCGCTCCTGGAGAACAACCAGGACATCATGCATCGCATGAGCAAGGCCCTGCTGGAGCGCGAGACCATCGATGCGCACGAGATCAAGCTGATCATCGAGGGCAAGGAACTGCCCCCGGTAAAGTCTGCTCTCGCGCACGCCGACTCGAATACCGCGGACGCCCAGAAGATCATCAAGCCGGAGGGCGGTCGCGCCCCGGGCTTCGGTGATGGACACCCGAGCCCCGCATAA
- a CDS encoding GNAT family N-acetyltransferase yields the protein MFETRAATTADAALIATHRQKMFADSEQGDEAVRAEVRRNFEPWVQPRLESGEYTGWIIEREGTAIAGAGIWWMQWPPHFLDPEPLRPYLLNVYVDPAYRGHGLARKLVELSIEAAKQRNCRLLSLHASKMGKPIYEKMGFVGTTEMFLYL from the coding sequence ATGTTCGAAACACGAGCCGCCACAACCGCCGACGCTGCCTTGATCGCTACCCACCGCCAGAAGATGTTTGCCGACTCCGAGCAGGGCGATGAAGCCGTCCGTGCGGAGGTCCGCAGGAACTTTGAGCCCTGGGTGCAGCCGCGCCTTGAATCCGGCGAGTACACCGGATGGATCATCGAACGCGAGGGCACAGCCATTGCCGGTGCGGGCATCTGGTGGATGCAGTGGCCGCCGCACTTCCTGGACCCCGAGCCGCTGCGGCCTTACCTGCTGAATGTCTACGTGGACCCGGCCTATCGCGGCCACGGGTTAGCCCGCAAGCTGGTGGAACTGAGCATTGAGGCAGCAAAACAGCGCAATTGCCGCCTGCTGTCGCTGCACGCTTCCAAGATGGGAAAGCCCATCTACGAGAAGATGGGCTTTGTGGGGACTACGGAGATGTTTCTGTATCTGTAG